One genomic region from Cucumis melo cultivar AY chromosome 9, USDA_Cmelo_AY_1.0, whole genome shotgun sequence encodes:
- the LOC103502758 gene encoding transcription factor TFIIIB component B'' isoform X1, translating to MASRKGGSGGGGEGVRSLELELEKMSVEQLRAFKEQTDMEVNLLHDSLNNIRTATSRLDIASAALHDLSLRPQGKRMLVPLTASLYVPGTLDEADKVLVDVGTGDFIEECGAVANVTMDTPSSVTTTPSERPACKYIPKPKMRTAGDTCTQISQPEISNMLPPSPQVISCDTSGVNEASIGTHSDGVLNDSSINFDGYAPVNQDTGTPVNVESFAFDSYGDILVDDFNLDDQDEMLREENRKNDEEGPSTESNISQQQKICPPVGEEMEHSKTSRRLGKKVSHHLDEPEDGVDDNRNFPNEPSSNSDMHGDGYNKNETLKGGRGKKTSTKSSKPSSENEKRTRKRKEVNKAVPDLQAEKRPKKFSHSTRRNRRQVNKVLLETPEDDIDFQKISFRDLIIYHEHKQKLEKKVASTRKSETNQRTDTFAEEIYNDGEENLASEQGKGTDDDEMPDVVDMTSAYFNYQSFMDKTPRTKWSKSDTERFYEAVRQFGTDFCMIQQLFPGKTRRQIKLKFKSEERHHPFRLSDAITNRAKDHSQFLLLIEQLKEAAKEKQESNLDELTENTGDEEQPELSPQTNEEEVEQPEGVEETGKEEFVGGEVHSPLKGEGSDDDDDPNRWDEYKFDF from the exons ATGGCGTCAAGGAAAGGAGggagcggcggcggcggcgaaGGGGTGAGATCGTTAGAGTTGGAGTTGGAGAAGATGAGTGTGGAGCAACTCAGAGCCTTCAAGGAACAGACTGACATGGAAGTCAATCTCCTTCACGACAGCCTTAACAACATTCGCACAGCCACTTCTCGCCTCGACATTGCCTCCGCTGCACTCCACGATCTCTCGCTCCGTCCTCAAG GCAAGAGGATGTTGGTGCCTCTTACTGCGTCGCTTTATGTTCCTGGGACGCTTGATGAGGCCGATAAGGTCTTGGTGGATGTAGGCACCGGAGACTTCATTGAG GAATGTGGGGCAGTGGCTAATGTCACCATGGATACACCAAGTTCTGTGACCACTACTCCCTCTG AACGACCTGCTTGCAAGTATATACCAAAACCCAAGATGAGAACTGCAGGAGACACTTGCACACAAATCTCTCAGCCAGAAATCTCTAATATGCTTCCACCATCTCCACAAGTTATTTCTTGTGATACTAGCGGCGTAAATGAAGCCTCAATTGGGACGCATTCGGATGGTGTTCTTAATGATTCTTCGATTAACTTTGATGGTTACGCTCCTGTTAACCAGGACACTGGAACACCTGTTAATGTAGAATCATTTGCATTTGATTCTTATGGTGACATACTCGTGGATGATTTTAATTTGGATGATCAGGATGAGATGTTAAGAGAAGAG AATCGTAAGAATGATGAAGAAGGACCTTCAACGGAATCAAATATTTCTCAGCAACAAAAGATTTGCCCCCCAGTTGGTGAAGAGATGGAGCACAGCAAAACTTCAAGGAGGTTGGGAAAGAAGGTTTCTCATCATCTTGATGAGCCAGAAGATGGTGTTGACGATAACAGGAATTTCCCTAATGAACCTTCTAGTAATTCTGATATGCATGGCGATGGCTACAACAAAAACGAAACCCTAAAAGGAGGTCGAGGAAAAAAAACATCAACAAAGTCTTCGAAACCTTCTAGTGAGAACGAAAAACGAACTCGGAAGCGCAAGGAGGTTAATAAAGCTGTTCCAGATTTGCAGGCCGAAAAGCGCCCTAAGAAGTTCTCTCATTCAACTCGTCGTAATAGACGACAAG TAAACAAGGTTTTGCTTGAAACTCCGGAGGATGATATTGACTTTCAAAAAATAAGTTTTCGAGATCTCATTATTTATCACGAGCACAAGCAGAAGTTAGAg AAAAAAGTGGCAAGCACAAGAAAATCAGAGACCAATCAAAG AACTGATACTTTCGCTGAGGAGATTTATAATGATGGAGAGGAAAACCTTGCTTCTGAACAAGGTAAAGGTACCGATGACGATGAAATGCCTGATGTAGTTGACATGACTTCAGCTTACTTTAATTACCAGTCATTCATGGACAAAACACCACGTACAAAGTGGTCAAAGTCGGACACAGAGCGTTTTTATGAG GCTGTTCGACAATTTGGAACAGACTTTTGTATGATACAACAATTGTTTCCAGGCAAAACACGCCGccaaattaaactaaagtttAAAAGTGAAGAGCGTCATCATCCATTTCGTTTATCTGATGCTATAACTAATCGTGCCAAAG ACCACTCCCAATTTTTGTTGTTGATTGAGCAGCTGAAAGAAGCTGCTAAGGAAAAACAAGAATCCAACCTAGATGAGTTGACTGAAAATACTGGGGATGAGGAGCAGCCAGAGTTGTCTCCCCAAACTAAC GAGGAAGAAGTGGAGCAACCTGAAGGAGTGGAGGAGACAGGAAAGGAAGAATTTGTTGGCGGTGAAGTTCACAGTCCACTGAAGGGTGAGGGaagtgatgatgatgatgatcctAATAGATGGGATgaatataaatttgatttttaa
- the LOC103502758 gene encoding uncharacterized protein LOC103502758 isoform X2, whose protein sequence is MTLQGFQCVPLKLEIEECGAVANVTMDTPSSVTTTPSERPACKYIPKPKMRTAGDTCTQISQPEISNMLPPSPQVISCDTSGVNEASIGTHSDGVLNDSSINFDGYAPVNQDTGTPVNVESFAFDSYGDILVDDFNLDDQDEMLREENRKNDEEGPSTESNISQQQKICPPVGEEMEHSKTSRRLGKKVSHHLDEPEDGVDDNRNFPNEPSSNSDMHGDGYNKNETLKGGRGKKTSTKSSKPSSENEKRTRKRKEVNKAVPDLQAEKRPKKFSHSTRRNRRQVNKVLLETPEDDIDFQKISFRDLIIYHEHKQKLEKKVASTRKSETNQRTDTFAEEIYNDGEENLASEQGKGTDDDEMPDVVDMTSAYFNYQSFMDKTPRTKWSKSDTERFYEAVRQFGTDFCMIQQLFPGKTRRQIKLKFKSEERHHPFRLSDAITNRAKDHSQFLLLIEQLKEAAKEKQESNLDELTENTGDEEQPELSPQTNEEEVEQPEGVEETGKEEFVGGEVHSPLKGEGSDDDDDPNRWDEYKFDF, encoded by the exons ATGACTTTACAAGGATTTCAGTGTGTGCCTTTAAAGTTGGAAATAGAG GAATGTGGGGCAGTGGCTAATGTCACCATGGATACACCAAGTTCTGTGACCACTACTCCCTCTG AACGACCTGCTTGCAAGTATATACCAAAACCCAAGATGAGAACTGCAGGAGACACTTGCACACAAATCTCTCAGCCAGAAATCTCTAATATGCTTCCACCATCTCCACAAGTTATTTCTTGTGATACTAGCGGCGTAAATGAAGCCTCAATTGGGACGCATTCGGATGGTGTTCTTAATGATTCTTCGATTAACTTTGATGGTTACGCTCCTGTTAACCAGGACACTGGAACACCTGTTAATGTAGAATCATTTGCATTTGATTCTTATGGTGACATACTCGTGGATGATTTTAATTTGGATGATCAGGATGAGATGTTAAGAGAAGAG AATCGTAAGAATGATGAAGAAGGACCTTCAACGGAATCAAATATTTCTCAGCAACAAAAGATTTGCCCCCCAGTTGGTGAAGAGATGGAGCACAGCAAAACTTCAAGGAGGTTGGGAAAGAAGGTTTCTCATCATCTTGATGAGCCAGAAGATGGTGTTGACGATAACAGGAATTTCCCTAATGAACCTTCTAGTAATTCTGATATGCATGGCGATGGCTACAACAAAAACGAAACCCTAAAAGGAGGTCGAGGAAAAAAAACATCAACAAAGTCTTCGAAACCTTCTAGTGAGAACGAAAAACGAACTCGGAAGCGCAAGGAGGTTAATAAAGCTGTTCCAGATTTGCAGGCCGAAAAGCGCCCTAAGAAGTTCTCTCATTCAACTCGTCGTAATAGACGACAAG TAAACAAGGTTTTGCTTGAAACTCCGGAGGATGATATTGACTTTCAAAAAATAAGTTTTCGAGATCTCATTATTTATCACGAGCACAAGCAGAAGTTAGAg AAAAAAGTGGCAAGCACAAGAAAATCAGAGACCAATCAAAG AACTGATACTTTCGCTGAGGAGATTTATAATGATGGAGAGGAAAACCTTGCTTCTGAACAAGGTAAAGGTACCGATGACGATGAAATGCCTGATGTAGTTGACATGACTTCAGCTTACTTTAATTACCAGTCATTCATGGACAAAACACCACGTACAAAGTGGTCAAAGTCGGACACAGAGCGTTTTTATGAG GCTGTTCGACAATTTGGAACAGACTTTTGTATGATACAACAATTGTTTCCAGGCAAAACACGCCGccaaattaaactaaagtttAAAAGTGAAGAGCGTCATCATCCATTTCGTTTATCTGATGCTATAACTAATCGTGCCAAAG ACCACTCCCAATTTTTGTTGTTGATTGAGCAGCTGAAAGAAGCTGCTAAGGAAAAACAAGAATCCAACCTAGATGAGTTGACTGAAAATACTGGGGATGAGGAGCAGCCAGAGTTGTCTCCCCAAACTAAC GAGGAAGAAGTGGAGCAACCTGAAGGAGTGGAGGAGACAGGAAAGGAAGAATTTGTTGGCGGTGAAGTTCACAGTCCACTGAAGGGTGAGGGaagtgatgatgatgatgatcctAATAGATGGGATgaatataaatttgatttttaa